From the genome of Streptococcus oralis:
CCCCAGATAACCTAGTCTTTATCTTTAAAGGATTTGGCTTAACTCTCTACATTTCTCTGATTGCTATCGTCCTCTCGACCCTTATCGGAACAGTACTAGCCGTCATGAGAAATGGGAAAAATCCTGTCTTACGGATCATCTCCAGCATTTATATCGAGTTTGTACGTAACGTTCCCAACCTCCTCTGGATTTTCACCATCTTTTTGGTGTTTAAGATGAAGTCCACACCAGCTGGTATTACAGCCTTTACTCTTTTTACCTCAGCAGCCCTAGCTGAGATTATCCGAGGCGGTCTCAATGCCGTGGACAAGGGCCAGTACGAAGCAGGAATGTCACAAGGATTCACCTCTACGCAAATCCTCTACTACATCATTCTCCCACAAGCGATCCGCAAAATGTTGCCAGCTATCATTTCTCAGTTTGTAACTGTAATTAAGGATACCAGCCTTCTCTACTCTGTTATCGCTCTACAAGAACTCTTTGGCGCTAGCCAAATCCTCATGGGACGCTATTTCGAACCAGAGCAGGTCTTCAGTCTTTATATCCTGATTGCCTTGATTTACTTTATCTTTAACTTTGCCATTTCTAGCCTGTCTCATAAGCTAGCAAAACGTTGGCAACAAGCTGCAGAATAAAAAAGAAATGTGAACTCAAAACAAGGGTTCACATTTTTTGCTATAAATGAAAAAGAGTAACTCAATGCTATGCAAACGTTTTACTTTTTGGTGAAATGACTTTAAAACCATAAAGCAAGGAGAAAAATCATGATCCACGAACTTTGCAAAGAATTCTCTCAACTGGAACAAGTAGAAGCTATCGCTCTTGGTGGCTCTCGTGCAGGACAAAACTATGATCAAAATTCTGACTATGACGTTTATGTCTATCTCAACTCTTCTATTGATGAGGCGACTCGCCTCAAAATTTTGAGTAAATACTGCTCCTATATGGAAATTGGAAACCAGTTTTGGGAGTTAGAGGACGACTGTGTACTAAACAACGGTATCGAAATCGAGTTGATTTATCGTTCGCTGGAGTCGTTTGAACAGGAATTGAACTCAACCGTTTTTCAACACAAAGCTCAAAATGCTTATACAACTTGCATGTGGCATAATCTACTCCACAGCAAGATTTTATACGACCCGAATGGACACTATGCTTCTCTCCAAAAGACTTACCAGATTCCCTATCCACAGGAACTCAAAAAGCATATCATTGAAAGGCAACTCCTTTTGCTAGAACAAGCCATGCCTGCCTTCTCTCACCAAATAGAAAAAGCTATCAAACGCCAAGATCTTCTCAGTATGAATCATCGTACGAGTGAGTTTTTTGCTTCCTACTTTGACTTGTTATTTGCGCTCAATGAGCAAACCCATCCTGGTGAAAAACGAATGTTGGAGTACGCAAAGACCCATTGTACACTCCTCCCTAAGCAATTTGAAGAAACTATTAGCAAGTATTTCCAACTACTCTACCAACCGCAACAAGGAGAACAAGCGGTCGTGACCTTGCAAACTATCCTGAAGGAACTAAAAGCCATTTTGCCATAGACCAAAAAGAAAATGTGAACCTCTGTTGCTGTTCACATTTTTATTTGTCGTTGACTGTAAAATTCTAGTCTACTCATATTCAGTTGCCTATTTTTGACTCTCTCTGAAAATCTGCAACTAAGTTAGAAATTGTTCAATTGATTGACGAGCAATCATGAAACCGTTCCAAAAACCGCACTCACAATCACTTACCCTGCTCTTTCATTACTAGTGACAATTTTTCCCTTAGGGTTATACAAGATTTTTTAGAGATTCTAACAAGAATTACAATATGAATTTTACATATTACCATAGAACACCTCTATAGGAGAAAATCAGAGCTAAAATTAATAAAATATAGAAGGCGAGAAAAAGCCATCTCATCTTCACACATAGAGCAATGTATTCTCTGATAAAGGCCGATGGGATATAGTAGGCGGCTGTACGGCAACCAAGACCATCTCCCTTCATCCCAATACGGCGAGCATAGGTACTGGTACGAAAAACATGGTAATCATTGGTCACAAAAAGAAAACGTGGACTGACCACCAGCTTCTCTCCCATTTCTTTTGAGAAGAGAAGATTCTCATAGGTCGTCGTTGAGTCTTCCTCTAGGAGAATCGCTTCTCTCGGAACATCCGTCTCTTCCAGCAAATAATTACAAATTGCCTGAGCCTCGGAAATCTTCTCATCCCCACCTTGACCACCACTTGCGATGATTTTAACATTGGGATTGAGAGACTGGTGATAAGCTTCTACTGCCTTGTCAATGCGACTCTTCAGTAAGGGAGTGACTTTTTCTCCATTCAACAATCCTGCTCCGTGAATGATGATAAAATCATAATATTTTTTCTTAGGAATGAAAAGATACAGAATGGAATAAAGCAGAAATCCTGCAAAGGCAAAACCAAAAATCAAGTACGAATAAATCAAAAAGAAAAAGATAATATTCACTAGATGATTGGTGTAAAACAAGCCCTTGGTATCGCTCACTCGAATCGCCATGATCACAAAAAAGAATAGAATCACGCAGCCTAATCCTAGAGACAAATAATTTGCCTTGGATTTTCCTTCTTTTTTCAATAACACAAATCCATTATAAATAAGGAAAAAACCACTTAGAAAAACTAAAAGAGGCAGCAGGAGAAAAATCCCTGCAAAGAAAACCATGTGCACTTCTTTCTGCCCAGCTTCGTAAAAAAGATTGGCAATGGACATATAAGAAAAGAGCAGAGACAAAAGCAAGAGAGCTGGATTCCAGAGACTACGATTGTCCCTTAAAAACGAAACGAGAAAAAGTAGGACAAAAAATCCTGTGATAAAGTACATAGTCTCCTCCTTTAATGACTACATTGTACCATAATTATGGCAATAGAAAAAGAGAACCTTAGTCCTCTTACTTAGACAGTTTATTCTGAGCATCTGCCACAACCTGAGCCAGACTTGTCTGACGCAGTTGGTTTTCCATAGCTGCTTGAACATCGAACAGTTTTTGGTCCAAAACTGCATGGATATTCGCACCAATTGGGCAATTAGGATTTGGATTGTCATGGAAACTAAAGAGCTTACCGGATTTTCCTAAACACTCCACAGCTTGGTAGACATCCAACAAACTGATATCCTGAAGGTCTTTTATTATCTCAGTTCCTCCCGTACCACGAGCAACTGAAATCAATCCTGCTTTTTTGAGTTGCGATAAAGTCTTACGGATAATGACTGGATTGACTCCGACACTAGCCGCAAGAAAATCACTGGTTACCTTGCTGTCTGTATCCTGCATTGCAATAATAATCATCATATGAGTCGCAATTGTAAATCGGCTTGAAATTTGCATCTTCTTCTCCTTTCATTGATATTTTATTCATCTTTTCCCGTATAAACATTATACCGTTTTTGGTTTTCCTGTCAAATATTATCGACTGATTACCTTTTCCATGCAAAAAGTCCTGTATCCCTCTTGGCAACCAGAGCGGTAGAGGGCATACAAAGACTTATTTTTTATGCAATTTTACGGACAATCCCTTTTGTTTTATGACTTGACCAAACCGAGCTGATAGACGCCCCAGCACCAACTAAGGTAAACACAGCTAACATAGCTAGATTATAAAAATAATTTTTTGGGAAATCACCGTTAAAGATTAATTCATTCACCGCTCGGAAAGCAAAGGCAAACTCAACCCCTAGTTTGGAAACGACTTCCATCGCCAAATCAATTTGATTCACTAGAAAGACAGTAATCACCATCCAAATAGAGGAAATTACAATCCCCTTTCGAGATATCTTTCTTCCAAGGATTTCATATCCTTTAATGGTACAAATCCCCAGAACAATCCCCGCTACCATAGCTACATAACCTAGACGAGCGATAAATAGAGCAACTGCTCCACCAATCAAGGCTCCAAGCAAGGCACCAACTGCTCCAAGAAGAACATTTTCCTTTTGATTTTGATAAGAATCCACCTCAATCTGAAGATTGCTCTTCAGCAATTGATAGCTTTCCTCGTTGATAAGGAAAATTGAATCACCTAATTGATAGAGACCAACAGGGCCTTCCTGACCACTGTAGGCACAGACTTGGACGAAATGATGGGTTTCAAGGAAGGCAACGAGGTCTGTTATGAGCGTCTGTAACTTTTCAATTGTTTTTGATTTGCGCATGGCACCTTTTACGACAAAAGAAACAAGGTACTGGTTGATGGACAAGGTCGACAAGTTTGGAAGAGATTCACTCTTAAATTCATCCCAAACCATTTCGTTTTCTTCTGAATCCGCAGGATTACCATTCAAACTCACACTGACGCAAAGTCGAAACTGATTTTTCACGTCAGTTTCTTGCAGGAAAAGTAAATAGCCTGACTGCGTGCCATAAATACTACGCGAATCTTCGTCAAATTGCAAGCCCAACTCCGAGGCAATAGCGTGTAACTCTTCTGGTTTCATTATCTGTCTCCTCTTATTTTGAATATCAATTAGTATGAGATTCAAATTAGTTATATTCCGTTATTCTAACATAAATTTGAGAAGCCGTCAATTCGTATCCAGTTCGACTTATCGCGAAACAGCAGCAGTCACTAGACTATCTGATTTCTAGCTAGAAGTCCTCTTAAAACCAATCTTTCTTGTCTCTTTCCATCCAGAGTTCAACATCCTGATCATAACCTTCTTGTTCACTAATCTGACCTAACAATTCATGGTTATGAGTGTGGTGAATTCCATTTATCAAACTTTCATAGTAGACCTGGAAATAGGGGAGCTTCAAATCTTTAGCCAACTGCAATTCAGTTTCCACATCATAATCCACACGACGAAAATCAACATCAGACAAACCTGCCTCATCAAACTCTAAGATCATATACTGGGCCCGCAGGTCCTTACGCAACTTCGCATCTAGAAAGAAAGGTTGTCCAATGGAACCTGGATTAAGAATCAACTGTCCATCACTTCCATAACGAAGCAACTGTTGATGAATATGGCCATATACTGCGATAGAGGCGTGTGGATTCGTGACCAATCTATCAAAATCTTCTTGTTTTCCCGTATGAATCAACTCTCTACCCCAGTTTTTATCAGGGAGATGGTGAGTGATTCCCACCATCAAATCACCAAACTGACGATGAACTTGCATGGGTTGATTATTGAGGTCTTCGATTTCTTCTGGGCTGACCTCCTCTAAGATGTACTGACTTTGACGCAGGAGATAACGATGGCTCGCTTTTGTAGGATCTAACTTGCGATGCAAGCCTCTCCAGAGACTATTCTCCCAATTTCCCAGAACTCTTACTGTAATAGGCAAGCTAGCTAAGAGGTCCAAGATCCTTCTACGTCCTGTTCCTGGCATCAGAATATCTCCTAAAAGCCAGTATTGGTCTACCTCTGCCGCTTTAGCATCAGCCAGTACAGCTTCCAAAGCTGTCGTATTTCCATGTATGTCTGAAAGAACTGCTATTTTGGTCATTCTTTCTCCTTACTCTCTTACTTCTTTTGTTAGTATTATAACAGAAAACACTCGAAAAGATCACTATCACTGATCACTGGATTAAATTGTAAGAGCCTCCAAATCGTGCTATAATATAAGTAGAAACTTCCCCTTCATTTAGGATTATGTGGTCCACAATATCTCTCAATTTTTCCAGATTGGAGGACTATTGCCATGCGGAATTATCTTAAGTATATCCCATTCTACCTTGTCATTTTCTTTTTTTACTGGCCACTCTATGAACTCCTCTCTCTACTCATCTCTGACCCATATACACTGAAGGGACTGTACATTTACAACATCATCCTCTTTTCACCTCTGGTAACCTTTATCGTATCACTACTTTATAGCTATCGATTTCATTTCTCACTTTGGTGGCTACTCGGTATTGGTCTGCTCTATTGCTTTACCATCATCACCTTTGGTGAGTTCATCCTACTTTACTTCCTAGCCTATGAGCTCTTTGCCCTACTTGGCTTGGTTTCTGGTATAGGTATCAAGCATCTCCTCCAAAGAGAGAAAAACAAAAAAATTATACAAAAACCTTGAAAATTCTCGCAATCATGCTATAATAATGCATAGAGACAAGTCACTTAGTCCCTTTCTACTAGAGAGTGCGTGGTTGCTGGAAACGCATAGAAAGCCTAAACTGATACTACTCTACTGACTTTTATGCAAACATAAAACGGTGGCTACGTTAGAGCCAATCAGAGGTGTCCCTCTTTTTTGAGGAACATAAATGAAGGTGGAACCACGTTGCGACGTCCTTTTATGGATGTCGTTTTTTGTTTTGTCAGAAGGAGGAAGAACGATGCTTTATATGATTGGCGGATCGCCTTGTAGTGGAAAGTCAACAATTGCCTCACTTCTTGCTAGACAGTATCAACTACTTCATATCAAACTGGATGATTTGGTAGAAGAGATGATGAGTCAAGCAAGTGCAGACTCACAGCCAATTTGCCTTCTTAGGAAGGATAGAAATCCAGAACAAATCTGGATGAGAAAGCCAGAAGAGATGGCAGATGAAGAATGGTGCTTTTATGAAGAGATTTTTCCTTATGTAAAATCTTACTTGATAAAAAATCAAAACAGACCTCTCTTGGTGGAGGGAGCAGGACTTTTGCCTCACTTGGTAAAGGAGCTTGAATGTCAAGTATCATCCTATCTATGCTTGACTCCGACAGCTGATTTTCAAAAAAAGCATTATATACAGAGAGAATGGGTTCCTTATGTCTTAGAGGGTACAACCAACCCTGATCAAGCTTTTAAAAACTGGATGCAACGAGACATTCTTTTTGCTCAAATGGTTCGTAAGGAAGCGGTGAAATTAGGCTATCCTAGCCTCGTAACAGATGGTAGTCAATCAGAGAATCAGACTGCGGAAGAAGTTGCTCGGCTCTTAAAATTGTCCAACAAAAATAGAATAAATATTTAAGGAGAAAACCATGATTAAGATTACTTTCCCAGATGGCGCTGTTCGTGAATTCGAATCTGGCGTGACAACTTTTGAAATTGCCCAATCTATCAGCAATTCCCTCGCTAAAAAAGCCTTGGCTGGTAAATTCAACGGCAAACTCATCGACACGACTCGTGCTATCACTGAAGATGGAAGCATCGAAATCGTGACACCTGATCACGAAGATGCCCTTCCAATCTTGCGTCACTCAGCTGCCCACTTGTTCGCCCAAGCAGCTCGTCGCCTCTTCCCAGACATTCACTTGGGAGTTGGTCCAGCTATTGAAGATGGCTTCTACTACGATACAGACAATCAAGCTGGTCAAATCTCCAACGAAGACCTTCCTCGTATCGAAGAAGAAATGAAAAAAATCGTTAAAGAAAACTTCCCATCAATCCGTGAAGAAGTGACGAAAGACGAGGCACGTGAAATCTTTAAAAACGACCCTTACAAGTTGGAATTGATTGAAGAACACTCTGAGGACGAAGGCGGTTTGACTATCTACCGTCAGGGTGAATATGTAGACCTTTGCCGTGGCCCACACGTTCCGTCAACAGGCCGCATCCAAATCTTCCACCTTCTCCATGTAGCTGGTGCTTACTGGCGTGGAAATAGCGACAACGCGATGATGCAACGGATCTACGGTACAGCTTGGTTTGACAAGAAAGACTTGAAAAACTACCTTCAAATGCGTGAAGAAGCTAAAGAACGTGACCACCGTAAACTTGGTAAAGAGCTTGACCTCTTCATGATTTCACAAGAAGTTGGTCAAGGTTTGCCATTCTGGTTGCCAAACGGTGCGACTATCCGTCGTGAATTGGAGCGTTACATTGTCGACAAAGAGTTGGCTTCAGGCTACCAACACGTCTATACTCCACCACTTGCTTCTGTGGAGCTTTACAAGACTTCTGGTCACTGGGATCATTACCAAGAAGACATGTTCCCAACCATGGACATGGGTGACGGGGAAGAATTTGTTCTTCGTCCAATGAACTGTCCACACCACATCCAAGTCTTCAAACACCATGTTCACTCCTACCGTGAATTGCCAATCCGTATCGCTGAAATCGGTATGATGCACCGCTACGAGAAATCTGGTGCCCTCACTGGTCTTCAACGTGTGCGTGAAATGTCACTCAACGACGGTCACCTCTTCGTTACTCCAGAACAAATCCAAGAAGAATTCCAACGTGCCCTTCAGTTGATTATCGATGTTTATGAAGACTTCAACTTGACTGAATACCGCTTCCGTCTCTCTCTTCGTGACCCTCAAGATACTCACAAGTACTTTGACAACGATGAGATGTGGGAAAATGCCCAAACCATGCTTCGTGCAGCCCTTGATGAAATGGGCGTTGACTACTTTGAAGCTGAAGGTGAGGCAGCCTTCTACGGACCAAAATTGGATATCCAAGTTAAGACTGCTCTCGGAAAAGAAGAAACCCTTTCTACTATCCAGCTTGACTTCTTGCTTCCAGAACGTTTCGACCTCAAATACATCGGGGCTGATGGTGAAGAACACCGTCCAGTTATGATCCACCGTGGAGTTATTTCAACTATGGAACGCTTCACAGCTATCTTGATTGAGAACTACAAGGGTGCCTTCCCAACATGGCTTGCCCCACACCAAGTAACTCTCATCCCCGTTTCTAACGAAAAACACGTAGACTACGCATGGGAAGTGGCTAAGAAACTCCGTGACCGTGGTGTCCGTGCCGACGTAGATGAGCGCAATGAAAAAATGCAGTTCAAGATTCGTGCTTCTCAAACCAGCAAGATTCCTTACCAATTGATCGTTGGTGATAAGGAAATGGAAGACGGAACTGTCAACGTTCGTCGCTATGGACAAAAAGAAACCAACACTGTCCCAGTTGATGACTTTGTTCAAGCTATCCTAGCTGATATCGCCAACAAATCACGCGTTGAGAAATAAAACGATCACTGTATGAGAAACATTTTTCAGTAAGAAAAAGCAACAACCGAAATAGTTGTTGCTTTTTTTATTTTATTTAACCTGAGCTAGTAGTGATTGGTTAAACCACCACACAAAATTTGCTTTCATGAGTTGGATAAGGTCAATATCCTCATTCCTTGTCTGCTTCCTTTTCTTTTACGAGATCTTTTTGTGAATCCTTTTCAGAGAGTTTTTGATCGATATACTTGTTAATGGTTTCATAAAATTCCTTGGTCGTATCACTGTCTAATTTTGTCGAATTATGGACTTGATTGACTTTCAATTCAACAGATTGAATACCGTAAGAGGCTTGTTTTTGGTGGAGCGTTTCTAATTCTTCGTCTGAAATCGGATCTCCAACAACCGTCAAGACCAATTCATTATTCCTTGACTTGTAGACTTGATTAATGACCGTGTGATTGGCGAACTCTTTTGCTATAAACTGTTTGATTCCTTCTTTTCGGGCTTGTTCTATCGACAGAGTGACTGCTGAATAACTGGCTGGAAGAACCAATAATACAATCAAGGATGTCAAGCCAATTTTCATTTCAATGTTTAGCTCTTTAAATGAACTTAAGGGAGATTTTCTCATCAAAATTCTTGTTCCAACAATGTTGGCTAGCATGATAAAGACACAGTTGATCAAGAAAAGATAGAGAGCCCCAAATAAAAATCGTACATTTCCATTAGATAAACCATAGCCCGCAGTACAGATAGGTGGCATCAGAGCTGTTGCAATGGCTACTCCTGGCACGATATTGTTTGCTTCTTTTTTCCTTGACCCAATTACACCTGCTATCCCACCAGCAATAGCAATGAGAACATCCCAAATGGTTGGAGAGGTTCGTGCAATCAGTTCGCTACTTGCATAAGATAAGGGAGAAATCCAGAAATATAGAGTCGAGACAAGCAAACTGACCAATACTTGAGTAAATAAAACCTCTAGAGATTGTTTGATTAAACGGGTATCAAAAATAGCTAAACCAAAACCCAGTCCAACAATCGGTGTCATAAGAGGGGAAATCAGCATGGCTCCAATAATGACAGCTGTTGAATTCATATTTAGACCTATAGAGGCAATAAAAATCGCACACATCAAAATCACTATATCTCTTAATCGAACATGAAGATCATCATATAATTTTTCACGGTATTCACGTGTTGAATAATTTCCGGTCATTGGTTACTCCTTTTATTTCATATACTCTTATTTCTGCTTGGATGATGGCAGAGAGACTTCTTTTCAATCTTACATATTTTTCTTCTCACCTGTTATGTTTTTGAAAATTATCCTTTAAGCATCCGTCAGTCTATCCTTAACATTATATCAAAAATTTTACAGTCTTTCTCCAAAGAAATCTATCAATTGAACAGATAGAAAAAGGAAGAAATTTTTGCTTCCTTATACGAAAAAGAAAAAAACGGTATCTCCTCTGAAAGAAGATGCCGTTTTAATCTTTAAACATGATTGGTGTGTTCGACAATCCATTGCTTCATTTTTATTTTCAATCAGAAGCCATAGATCCCAAACGTGATGATGGTTAGAAGAAACCCCTTGATCCAGTTGCCGAATAGTTGTGTTCCAGTCCCGTCAAAGTATAGACGTTACCCATCCACTACCGTGTGTTTGGTTTTCAATTTTTCATCATGCAAACCGCCCAAGGTGTTGCGATCCCAAGGTAAGCCCGAAAATTATGGCTACTAAGATAGAGTATCCAATATAATCTAGGATTTCTCCGTCAAAATAACTTTCTTTCATTTTTGCATCCTTTATTTTTTGACTATATTCTAGTCGTTTCCTAGTGTAACATTTTTTACATCTGGACAATCTTACAGTGACTCCTAAACGTTATCACGAAAATAGAGATATCGACTAAAACAAAAATTCCACAGATGGATAAGGTTATCATCAACTATGCTCACTCAATCATCAGATTCATATTGGAAAATTTAATGCAAACAGTTGTTCCTGTCCCAACCTCAGACTCGATACGAATCTGGTGACCCAGTTCTTCAGAAATTTTCT
Proteins encoded in this window:
- a CDS encoding amino acid ABC transporter permease gives rise to the protein MESILEVLTPDNLVFIFKGFGLTLYISLIAIVLSTLIGTVLAVMRNGKNPVLRIISSIYIEFVRNVPNLLWIFTIFLVFKMKSTPAGITAFTLFTSAALAEIIRGGLNAVDKGQYEAGMSQGFTSTQILYYIILPQAIRKMLPAIISQFVTVIKDTSLLYSVIALQELFGASQILMGRYFEPEQVFSLYILIALIYFIFNFAISSLSHKLAKRWQQAAE
- a CDS encoding DUF4037 domain-containing protein, with the protein product MIHELCKEFSQLEQVEAIALGGSRAGQNYDQNSDYDVYVYLNSSIDEATRLKILSKYCSYMEIGNQFWELEDDCVLNNGIEIELIYRSLESFEQELNSTVFQHKAQNAYTTCMWHNLLHSKILYDPNGHYASLQKTYQIPYPQELKKHIIERQLLLLEQAMPAFSHQIEKAIKRQDLLSMNHRTSEFFASYFDLLFALNEQTHPGEKRMLEYAKTHCTLLPKQFEETISKYFQLLYQPQQGEQAVVTLQTILKELKAILP
- a CDS encoding YdcF family protein, whose translation is MYFITGFFVLLFLVSFLRDNRSLWNPALLLLSLLFSYMSIANLFYEAGQKEVHMVFFAGIFLLLPLLVFLSGFFLIYNGFVLLKKEGKSKANYLSLGLGCVILFFFVIMAIRVSDTKGLFYTNHLVNIIFFFLIYSYLIFGFAFAGFLLYSILYLFIPKKKYYDFIIIHGAGLLNGEKVTPLLKSRIDKAVEAYHQSLNPNVKIIASGGQGGDEKISEAQAICNYLLEETDVPREAILLEEDSTTTYENLLFSKEMGEKLVVSPRFLFVTNDYHVFRTSTYARRIGMKGDGLGCRTAAYYIPSAFIREYIALCVKMRWLFLAFYILLILALIFSYRGVLW
- a CDS encoding Rrf2 family transcriptional regulator, coding for MQISSRFTIATHMMIIIAMQDTDSKVTSDFLAASVGVNPVIIRKTLSQLKKAGLISVARGTGGTEIIKDLQDISLLDVYQAVECLGKSGKLFSFHDNPNPNCPIGANIHAVLDQKLFDVQAAMENQLRQTSLAQVVADAQNKLSK
- a CDS encoding metallophosphoesterase family protein, which gives rise to MTKIAVLSDIHGNTTALEAVLADAKAAEVDQYWLLGDILMPGTGRRRILDLLASLPITVRVLGNWENSLWRGLHRKLDPTKASHRYLLRQSQYILEEVSPEEIEDLNNQPMQVHRQFGDLMVGITHHLPDKNWGRELIHTGKQEDFDRLVTNPHASIAVYGHIHQQLLRYGSDGQLILNPGSIGQPFFLDAKLRKDLRAQYMILEFDEAGLSDVDFRRVDYDVETELQLAKDLKLPYFQVYYESLINGIHHTHNHELLGQISEQEGYDQDVELWMERDKKDWF
- a CDS encoding AAA family ATPase, with the translated sequence MLYMIGGSPCSGKSTIASLLARQYQLLHIKLDDLVEEMMSQASADSQPICLLRKDRNPEQIWMRKPEEMADEEWCFYEEIFPYVKSYLIKNQNRPLLVEGAGLLPHLVKELECQVSSYLCLTPTADFQKKHYIQREWVPYVLEGTTNPDQAFKNWMQRDILFAQMVRKEAVKLGYPSLVTDGSQSENQTAEEVARLLKLSNKNRINI
- the thrS gene encoding threonine--tRNA ligase codes for the protein MIKITFPDGAVREFESGVTTFEIAQSISNSLAKKALAGKFNGKLIDTTRAITEDGSIEIVTPDHEDALPILRHSAAHLFAQAARRLFPDIHLGVGPAIEDGFYYDTDNQAGQISNEDLPRIEEEMKKIVKENFPSIREEVTKDEAREIFKNDPYKLELIEEHSEDEGGLTIYRQGEYVDLCRGPHVPSTGRIQIFHLLHVAGAYWRGNSDNAMMQRIYGTAWFDKKDLKNYLQMREEAKERDHRKLGKELDLFMISQEVGQGLPFWLPNGATIRRELERYIVDKELASGYQHVYTPPLASVELYKTSGHWDHYQEDMFPTMDMGDGEEFVLRPMNCPHHIQVFKHHVHSYRELPIRIAEIGMMHRYEKSGALTGLQRVREMSLNDGHLFVTPEQIQEEFQRALQLIIDVYEDFNLTEYRFRLSLRDPQDTHKYFDNDEMWENAQTMLRAALDEMGVDYFEAEGEAAFYGPKLDIQVKTALGKEETLSTIQLDFLLPERFDLKYIGADGEEHRPVMIHRGVISTMERFTAILIENYKGAFPTWLAPHQVTLIPVSNEKHVDYAWEVAKKLRDRGVRADVDERNEKMQFKIRASQTSKIPYQLIVGDKEMEDGTVNVRRYGQKETNTVPVDDFVQAILADIANKSRVEK
- a CDS encoding DUF389 domain-containing protein, encoding MTGNYSTREYREKLYDDLHVRLRDIVILMCAIFIASIGLNMNSTAVIIGAMLISPLMTPIVGLGFGLAIFDTRLIKQSLEVLFTQVLVSLLVSTLYFWISPLSYASSELIARTSPTIWDVLIAIAGGIAGVIGSRKKEANNIVPGVAIATALMPPICTAGYGLSNGNVRFLFGALYLFLINCVFIMLANIVGTRILMRKSPLSSFKELNIEMKIGLTSLIVLLVLPASYSAVTLSIEQARKEGIKQFIAKEFANHTVINQVYKSRNNELVLTVVGDPISDEELETLHQKQASYGIQSVELKVNQVHNSTKLDSDTTKEFYETINKYIDQKLSEKDSQKDLVKEKEADKE